The DNA region TTTGCTTCAATGTTGGAGCAATACGAGAAAAGAGAGAGTGAAAAAATTTCACAAGGTGAGATAGTCTCTATTGAAAATGGGCAGGTTATTATTGCAGTTTCAGGAGAAAAAAAAGAGGGTGTTATTGCTGTGAGCGAAATTCAAGACTCTCAAGGGAATTTGCTTTTCAAAGTTGGAGATTTGTTGCCTATAGTGATTATGGGAAAAAGAAATGAGCAACCTTTGGTTTCTTATAAAAAAGCAGTTCGTAGAGAAAAGATTCGCGAATACATTAAGAATCTTGGTGAAGATTATAAAGATAAAATTGTTGAGGGCATAGTTGTCAAAAAAAATAAAGGTGGTTATATCGTAGAGGGTGAGGGTGTAGAATTCTTTATGCCTAAATTTGTGGCAGCTTTCAAAGAGGGAAGTAAAAATGAAGGTAAGCGCATCAAAGCATGTATTATTAATGTTAAACCCGAAGAAGATAGCATTGTGATTTCAAGAAAGCGTTTGTTTGAGATTGAAAATAGCGTCAAAAAGGATGTGATTGAGAATTTGCTTAAACAAGAGGGTGCATTAGAGGGAACTATCAAGAAAATCACAAGTTTTGGTATGTTTGTGGATGTAGAAGGTGTAGAAGGCTTGGTGCATTATACTGAGATTAGCCACAAAGGACCGGTTAATCCTTCGAAAATCTATAAAGAGGGCGATAAAGTATCAGTTAAAATCCTTTCATACGATAAAGACAAAAGACGCTTAGCGCTTTCTATTAAAAATACCATTGAAGATCCTTGGAAAGAAGTTGAGAATGAGCTAGAAGTAGGGGATGCGATTAAAGTTATTGTGAGCAATATTGAGCCTTATGGTGTATTTGTGGATTTAGGAAATGATATTGAAGGATTTTTGCATATCTCAGAAATTTCTTGGAACAAAAATATTCAAAACCCAGAAGAGTTTTTGAAAACAGGGCAAGAAATTGATGTAGAAGTCATTGAAATTGATACAAAAGAGAGACGCTTAAGGGTGTCTTTAAAGAAATTGCTCGATAAGCCTTTTGCGCAGTTTGTCAAAAAACATAAAGAAGGTGATATTTTAAAAGGTTCTGTTGCAACACTCACAGATTTCGGTGCCTTTATTAAATTAGATGGAATTGATGGTTTGTTGCATAATGAAGATGCATATTGGAATAAGAATGAAAAATGTAAAGATTTAATGAAAATTGGTGATGAAATTGAAGTGAAAATCGCTAAAATTGATAAAGAAAAGGAAAGAATCTCATTAACGCGCAAAGGAATCATTGCTTCACCGGTAGAAGAATTTGCTAAAAAACATTCTGAAGATGAAGAGGTTCAAGGTGTAGTTAGAGACATTAAAGACTTTGGAGTATTTATTAAGCTAGATGAAGATATGGATGCTCTAATCCGCAATGAAGATTTATTCCCAATCAAAAAAGAAGAAATCAAAATCGGAGATTCCATTAAAGGCGTTATTTCTTTAATTGATAAACAAAACAATAAAATTCGAGTTTCTATTAGACGCTTAGAGAAGCAAAAAGAAAAAGCTAATCTAAAAAATTTTAATAGTAATGCCGATGATAAAATGACATTGGGAGATATTCTTAAAAATCAAATCTCTTAAAAGAATTTGCAATGCAAACAAGAGTTTTGATAGGTGTTTTTAGTTTTCTAACTTTTGCGATTCTGTATGTTTTAATACGGGATTATGCACAGGCAATACATTCTTATTCGATTCCGAATGTAGAACCTTATCAATTAGAAAAAGTAGAAGATAATGCAACAATAAAAATACCTAAGGAGCTAAGTTGGCTAAATCAGCTCTCAGCTAAGGGTGGGGTTAGCTACTTTTATCCTGCCTCTGAGTTGCGTGTGAAATTATTATTTGAAAAGAATCTTAAAAAAGATGACACAGAAACATTTAGAGTTTCTGTAGGAATCATTGATGATTATCAGTTTTTTTGCATTAATCAAGTTTTAAGTGCTAATAATATTGATTATTCCTATTATAAGGTAGGAGAAAGTATTTGGTTGGTTGTCGCTACAGATGATGAGAAATATTTGCGTAGTGTTTTAGAAGAGTTAAAACATTATGAAATTCATTATTCTTTGTCTAAATCTTAAAAAGGAGTTAAGATGTCTAAATTTACAATCATAGTTTGTGATCATATTCATCAAAGCGGTTTGGATTTGCTAGAGAAGGCAGCGGATGTTGAAGTGTTAAATCTTGCAAGCTTACCAAAAGATGAATTAAAAAAAGAGCTTCATAAAGCGGATGTGGCTATTACAAGGAGTTCTACAGATGTTGATGAATCATTTTTATCAATGGCTACCAAACTTAGAGCAGTTGTTCGTGCTGGAGTGGGTGTAGATAATGTGGATATTGAAGCTTCTAGTAAGCGTGGTGTGGTAGTGATGAATGTTCCAACGGCAAATACTATTGCTGCAGTGGAATTAACTTGTGCGCACATTTTGAGCGCTATTAGAAATTTTCCAGGAGCTAATAAGCAACTTAAAGCTGATCGAGTATGGAAGCGTGAAGATTGGTATGGCACGGAGTTAAAAGGTAAAAAGCTTGGGATTATTGGTTTTGGTAATATTGGGAGTCGTGTTGGAAAGCGCATGAAAGCTTTTGAAATGGAAGTGATTGCATACGATCCTTATATTAATCCAGCAAAGGCTACAGATTTAGGAATCGCTTATACAAAAGATTTTAATGAAATTTTAGCTTGTGATATTATTACGATTCATACTCCAAAAAATAAAGAAACCATCAACATTATTAACAAAGAACAAATCGCTAAAATGAAAGATGGCGTTATTTTGATTAATTGCGCTAGAGGTGGCTTGTATAATGAAGATGCTCTTTTTGAAGCTTTAGAGAGTGGTAAAGTAAGATGGGCAGGAATTGATGTTTTTACAAAAGAACCTGCCACTTCTAATAAATTATTAGATTTATCAAATATCTATGTAACTCCACATATTGGAGCTAATACGCTTGAATCCCAAGAAAAAATTGCTATTGAGGCTGCAGAAGCAGCACTTGAATCAGCAAGAGGCTCTAGTTTTCCTAATGCTTTGAATCTGCCTATTAAGGAAACTGAATTACCGGATTTTATGAAGGCTTATTTGGAATTAGTTCAAAAAATGGCATTTTTTGCAATTCAGGTTAATAAAAACGAGATTCGATCCATTAAACTTGAAGCACAAGGAGAGATTAGTGAATATTTATCTTCGCTTTCTACTTTCGCGTTAGTTGGTATTTTAAATGCAACTATTGGAGATAAAGTTAATTATGTTAATGCACCTTATGTGGCAAAAGAGCGAGGGGTAGAGATTGCACTTGAAGTTAAAACACTGCAAAATGTTTATAGAAATCAAATTAGGTTAACCCTGCTAACTCAAGAGGGAGAATTTAGTGTTTCTGGAACGGTGTTTAATGAAAATACGCCAAAAATTGTAGAAATCAATCATTTTGAGCTTGATATTGCACCAAGGGGGCGTATGATTCTCTTTAGAAACAATGATACTCCAGGGGTCATTGGTTTTGTTGGGACAACTTTGGCGAAATATAATATTAATATTGCAGACTTTAGACTTGGACGATATGGTAAAGAAGCTTTGGCTGTGATTCTTGTCGATGATGAAGTTTCTAATGAAGTTATAAAAGAACTTTCTGCTATTGAGGCTTGTTTATCTATTAAATATGTTGTTCTATAATTTTCCTCCTTTTTTGGAGGAATTAAGTAAAATTTGAGCTAATTTTGGTAATAATTTCACTTCCAACAAGAGCCGGGGTGGTGAAATTGGTAGACGCGCCAGACTCAAAATCTGGTGGGGGCAACCCCGTGTCGGTTCGATTCCGACCCTCGGCACCACATACTTACATTTTTTTAATCTCTTTATTTTTTATGGTCTATTTGTAGAATCTTTCTAGTCCCACTTCTTTATGTTGCTTATTTTTTTAATTGAGTATTTTTAAAAGTTAATTTTTGGCAAAAGGCAACGAATTTAAGATAATTGTTTAGCGATAGACTTATGAACTTAGAGTATATGAGTAAAAATTAAACATTTTTTTTAAAAAAAGCCTAAAATAATAATTCTTTTTTATTTCTTTGTGTAATTTTGTAGAGAAATATAGAATAATATGCACGTCATTATTTTTTTAAAGGATGATTAATGAATAAGCTTTTAGGTTTATTACTTTGGGCTATCGTTGCATTTATTGGTGCATGGGGCTTTGGAGTTTTGGCATTACATAGAGGTGAGCAAATCTCAGCTGTATGGATTGTTGTAGCGGCTGTTTGTATTTATGCTATTGGATATCGGTTTTATTCCAAGTATATTGCCATAAAGGTGCTTGGACTTGATGATAATCGTGCAACACCTGCTTTAAGTATGAATGATGGTAGAGATTTTGTTCCAACAAATAAAATCGTTCTTTTTGGTCATCATTTTGCCGCAATTGCTGGGGCAGGTCCACTTGTAGGTCCAATTCTTGCTGCACAAATGGGTTATTTACCTGGTATGATTTGGATTGTTGTTGGAGTTGTTTTAGCAGGGGCTGTGCATGACTTTACCGTGCTATTTATCTCTACACGCAGAAATGGTAAAAGTTTAGGAGAGATGATTAAACTAGAGCTTGGTAAGGGCGTAGGAAGTATTGCGATGATAGGGATTTTAGGTATTATGATGCTAATTATTGCAATTTTGGCTCTTGTTGTAGTTAATGCGTTAGCAGAATCTCCTTGGGGGCTTTTTACAATTGCAATGACAATTCCTATTGCCATTTATATGGGGCTACATATGCGATTTTTGCGTCCTGGTAAGATTGGTGAAGCAAGTATTATAGGGTTTATTTTATTGATTTTGGCATTGTATTATGGAAGTGTAGTGGCAGAAAATGAATTCTTAGCTTCTGTTTTTACTTTAAGTCCTGTTACATTAACTTATATAATGATTGCGTATGGTTTTGTTGCTGCAATTTTGCCTGTTTGGTTTTTGCTTGCACCTAGAGATTATTTGAGCACATTTTTAAAAATTGGTGTTATTGTGCTTATGGGACTTGGAATCTTAATTGTAAGACCAGATGTGCAATTTCCTAGTATTACAAAATTTATTGATGGAAGTGGTCCTGTTTTTAGTGGTCAGTTTTTCCCTTTCTTGTTTATCACCATCGCTTGTGGAGCCATTAGTGGATTTCATGCATTGATTTCAAGTGGGACTACACCAAAAATGCTTGAAAAAGAATCTCATGCTAGAATGGTTGGATATGGTTCTATGATTATGGAATCAGCAGTTGCTATCATGGCTTTGATTGCAGCTTGTATTTTAACTCCAGGTTTATATTTTGCTATCAATGTTGCTCCTGCAGGACTTGGAACAACTGGGATTTCAGATGTGGCGCAAGCTGCAAGTGTAGCGGCACAAACAATTAGTAATTTTGGATTTGTTATCACGCCTCAAGAAATCTTGGGAATGGCTGAGAGTATTGGAGAAAATAGTGTGTTGAGCCGCACAGGTGGGGCACCTACTTTTGCAATTGGATTAGCAATGATTGTTTCTGAAATACCTTTGTTTAATCAGGGTTCTATTGCATTTTGGTATCATTTTGCTATTTTGTTTGAAGCACTTTTTATTCTTACTGCTGTTGATGCAGGGACTAGAGCAGGAAGATTTATGGTGCAAGATATTTTAGGAAATGTTTATAAGCCAATAGGAAATATTCATTCGATATTTTGGGGGGTTGTTGCAACTTTAATTTGTGTTGTAGCTTGGGGTTATATTCTTTATCAAGGCGTAACAGATCCGCAAGGTGGAATCAAATCGCTTTGGACGCTTTTTGGAGTCTCCAATCAAATGTTAGCAGGTATGGCGCTTTTGCTTGTAATTGCGGTTTTATTCAAAATGGGTCGAGGCAAACAAGCTTGGGTTGCTATTATTCCTGCGGTTTGGGTTTTGGTTTCAACTCTTTATGCAGGCATCTTAAAGTTGCTTCCGGCTAATGGTGAGAAGATTCATGATTCAGTTAGCCACATTGCGCTTTGGCAAATCAATAGTGCAAAAGCCGCAAGTGAGACTAATATAGAATTGGCAGAAAAATTTGCCACCATTGCTACTAATAATCTAATTAATGCAGGGTTGTGTGCATTCTTTATGATAGTAACTTGTTTGGTGCTATTGCAAACAATTCGCATTTGTTGGAAATGTAGTAGGGGAGAAAATGATATTCCACTTGCCGAATCACCTTACCTTAATGCTAGCGATTATGAAGGCAAAGTGGTAGCACACTAAATAAAATAGGCTTTTTGAGCCTATTTTAAAATTTTCTCTTTTGGACTCTTAGACAAATTCTTAGAATTTAAATTATTATTTTTTCGTCTTTAATTAAAATTTTGATTATATTATGGATTTGGGTTTATTTTTTCGAGATTTTGGTTGCATTTGCTTGAAGTAATGAATGATAGAAACTAAAATAAAGCTTGATTTAAATTAGCAGCATATAAAACTATGTGTATTTAAAAAAGCTGCAAATGTCTACATCTAATGCTTTTGATATTTTGTATAGATGCTCCAAATTAAAATGTTTTCCATAACGACAACTTTCGCAATTTGAATAGAAAGCGATAGATTTAATGCCTATTTCAAGTGCTAAATCTAGCTGTGAAATTCCTTTTTTCTGTCGCACATTTCTCACAATCTGAGAGATGTTTTGATAAAAATTTAGAATTTCTTCTTCTGTTGTATTACCAAAATGATTATTCATTGTGATTTATCCCATAGGATTAATTTATACTTAAAATTTACAATGTTATAATCCTAAATTCTATATCCTATAGAATAAATTATAAAAAGGTTGAAAAAATGAAAAAAATATTTATGGTAGCATTATTTGCTCTGTTTGCTAATTTTTGCTTTGCGGCTGATGATGAACTTACTAATGATATTGCAAAGAAGGCAATAGATATAGGTTTTGGAGCGATTAGTGGGTTTTTATCGGGAAAAAGTGGAGATGAAATCGCAGAAGAGGCTAAAGAAAAAACAATTAAAGCTACCAAAGAAACAGCTAATAAAAAGCTTGATGAGGCAACAAAGTAGTAATCACTCCCATTAGATTGGGAGTGATTATTTGTGGTTATTGATTGTATTTAGCAGGGAGTTTCATCCATTGTTTCGTTGCTCGTTTAGCAACTTCTAAGGTTGCATCCATTCCTCCTGCTAATGAAAAAAGCCAAAATTTATGTGCATAAAGCCAATCAATCTGTTTGACTTGTTTTTCAATAAGTGTTTTTACAGGACGCACAGCTATTTTTGCAAATTCTAATTCTTGATGCACGATATAAGATTGCACAGCATCAGAAAAAACTTTAATAAAAATATCTTCCTGAAAGAAAAGCTTAATATCATCAATTTCTTCAAGAATCTTATCCATTTTTTTGAAATTGATTTTTTCTAATTTGTTTTCTTTGTTTAAGCGCTCTAGCTCTTCTGTCATTTTGACAACTTTTAGAAAAGTTTTTTCTACCATCTTTTTCTTTTTATAACCATAATCCAAAAAATCTTTTACTTTAGATTGAATATGTTTTTGGTTTGCTTTAATTTGCTCTTTGCTAGGAGGGGTGAGTTTGATTGCCTTCTTTTTTGTTTTGGAAAGTGATTGTAGGGCTTCTAGGAATGGAATCTCTTTTGTCCCAGCAATTCTTGCACCGCCTTCTGTTGAATTGATTACTTCCATTTCATAGGGCGTTTCAGCAATGTCTTTTTCAAAGAAATTTAAAAACATTTTCCACACTGAAGTGGTTTCTACAACTCCATCTCCACCATAAGCAGGCACCATAAGCTTCTCTGTTATATTTTCTTTTTGCTTGTATTGAGATTCTGTTTCTCCAAAAATCGCATCTTTGGAGTGGGTTTTTCCATCTTTAGAAAATGCAAGATCTTGACCAATAAAAATACATCGTTTAAAGCGTGAATGCGCAATAATTTCATATGCCATATTAGCGGCACTCATTCCAATCCCAGCATAACCATAATCTTGTAAATCAAAGAAACGAGTATAACCAAATGGGCGCATACTAAAAGACTTGATGCCTTGTGTAATCGCGTTAGTTGTGGC from Helicobacter colisuis includes:
- a CDS encoding 30S ribosomal protein S1, with the translated sequence MAVVGINIQELDEIIVDEDFASMLEQYEKRESEKISQGEIVSIENGQVIIAVSGEKKEGVIAVSEIQDSQGNLLFKVGDLLPIVIMGKRNEQPLVSYKKAVRREKIREYIKNLGEDYKDKIVEGIVVKKNKGGYIVEGEGVEFFMPKFVAAFKEGSKNEGKRIKACIINVKPEEDSIVISRKRLFEIENSVKKDVIENLLKQEGALEGTIKKITSFGMFVDVEGVEGLVHYTEISHKGPVNPSKIYKEGDKVSVKILSYDKDKRRLALSIKNTIEDPWKEVENELEVGDAIKVIVSNIEPYGVFVDLGNDIEGFLHISEISWNKNIQNPEEFLKTGQEIDVEVIEIDTKERRLRVSLKKLLDKPFAQFVKKHKEGDILKGSVATLTDFGAFIKLDGIDGLLHNEDAYWNKNEKCKDLMKIGDEIEVKIAKIDKEKERISLTRKGIIASPVEEFAKKHSEDEEVQGVVRDIKDFGVFIKLDEDMDALIRNEDLFPIKKEEIKIGDSIKGVISLIDKQNNKIRVSIRRLEKQKEKANLKNFNSNADDKMTLGDILKNQIS
- the serA gene encoding phosphoglycerate dehydrogenase gives rise to the protein MSKFTIIVCDHIHQSGLDLLEKAADVEVLNLASLPKDELKKELHKADVAITRSSTDVDESFLSMATKLRAVVRAGVGVDNVDIEASSKRGVVVMNVPTANTIAAVELTCAHILSAIRNFPGANKQLKADRVWKREDWYGTELKGKKLGIIGFGNIGSRVGKRMKAFEMEVIAYDPYINPAKATDLGIAYTKDFNEILACDIITIHTPKNKETINIINKEQIAKMKDGVILINCARGGLYNEDALFEALESGKVRWAGIDVFTKEPATSNKLLDLSNIYVTPHIGANTLESQEKIAIEAAEAALESARGSSFPNALNLPIKETELPDFMKAYLELVQKMAFFAIQVNKNEIRSIKLEAQGEISEYLSSLSTFALVGILNATIGDKVNYVNAPYVAKERGVEIALEVKTLQNVYRNQIRLTLLTQEGEFSVSGTVFNENTPKIVEINHFELDIAPRGRMILFRNNDTPGVIGFVGTTLAKYNINIADFRLGRYGKEALAVILVDDEVSNEVIKELSAIEACLSIKYVVL
- a CDS encoding carbon starvation CstA family protein yields the protein MNKLLGLLLWAIVAFIGAWGFGVLALHRGEQISAVWIVVAAVCIYAIGYRFYSKYIAIKVLGLDDNRATPALSMNDGRDFVPTNKIVLFGHHFAAIAGAGPLVGPILAAQMGYLPGMIWIVVGVVLAGAVHDFTVLFISTRRNGKSLGEMIKLELGKGVGSIAMIGILGIMMLIIAILALVVVNALAESPWGLFTIAMTIPIAIYMGLHMRFLRPGKIGEASIIGFILLILALYYGSVVAENEFLASVFTLSPVTLTYIMIAYGFVAAILPVWFLLAPRDYLSTFLKIGVIVLMGLGILIVRPDVQFPSITKFIDGSGPVFSGQFFPFLFITIACGAISGFHALISSGTTPKMLEKESHARMVGYGSMIMESAVAIMALIAACILTPGLYFAINVAPAGLGTTGISDVAQAASVAAQTISNFGFVITPQEILGMAESIGENSVLSRTGGAPTFAIGLAMIVSEIPLFNQGSIAFWYHFAILFEALFILTAVDAGTRAGRFMVQDILGNVYKPIGNIHSIFWGVVATLICVVAWGYILYQGVTDPQGGIKSLWTLFGVSNQMLAGMALLLVIAVLFKMGRGKQAWVAIIPAVWVLVSTLYAGILKLLPANGEKIHDSVSHIALWQINSAKAASETNIELAEKFATIATNNLINAGLCAFFMIVTCLVLLQTIRICWKCSRGENDIPLAESPYLNASDYEGKVVAH
- a CDS encoding helix-turn-helix domain-containing protein, producing the protein MNNHFGNTTEEEILNFYQNISQIVRNVRQKKGISQLDLALEIGIKSIAFYSNCESCRYGKHFNLEHLYKISKALDVDICSFFKYT
- a CDS encoding 6-hydroxymethylpterin diphosphokinase MptE-like protein is translated as MSDALNPRLEKNLKALYQKNPLLAAQLKILEPNKKYEVYIGNDPLNINIYDKENKVALFSKEPLAEITQKIKEFEPYRLYPFFYFFGMGNGIFYKYLSSNPDLKKLFIFEPELELIYIALNFVDFEQEILEEKILIFWTKTISFGQLDQYLVKEGQWIYSRIYNLHIYNNYYGKYTEECLDLNAILTRSLEHHVIAVGNDSTDALIGLEHHLLNLPELITTPSFKELISNAKTTDTAVIVSTGPSLHKQIPLLKEYAPYITIISVDASFPILTKHGIKPDIVATLERVEPTADFFIKTPKEAQKGVIFALTSIVHKATTNAITQGIKSFSMRPFGYTRFFDLQDYGYAGIGMSAANMAYEIIAHSRFKRCIFIGQDLAFSKDGKTHSKDAIFGETESQYKQKENITEKLMVPAYGGDGVVETTSVWKMFLNFFEKDIAETPYEMEVINSTEGGARIAGTKEIPFLEALQSLSKTKKKAIKLTPPSKEQIKANQKHIQSKVKDFLDYGYKKKKMVEKTFLKVVKMTEELERLNKENKLEKINFKKMDKILEEIDDIKLFFQEDIFIKVFSDAVQSYIVHQELEFAKIAVRPVKTLIEKQVKQIDWLYAHKFWLFSLAGGMDATLEVAKRATKQWMKLPAKYNQ